AAAGGAGCAGCTTCGTCTGGCCGAGGCCATGGGCATCTCCCCCATCCCCACCCCGGCCGGGGGCTGCCTTTTAACCGAACCCGCCGCTTCGGCCCGGTTCTGGCCCATCTTCGCCCGCAAGGCCAAATCCGGACCCGAGGATTTCCATCTCAGCAATTGCGGACGGCAGTTCTGGAAAGGAGAGCGCTGGCTGACCATCGGCCGCAACAAGGCCGACAACGAATGCATGACCGATCTCGTCAGGCCTGACGATTACGTCCTCGCCCTGGCCCACCATCCCGGCCCCTTGGCCGTTGGCCGACCCATGACCGGAGAGGTCTGGACAGAAGAAGATCTGGCCGAGGCCGCGTCCATCATGGCCGGCTACTCGCCCAAGGCCAGAAAATCCCGCCGGGCCGTGGAGGTTTTAGTGGACCGGGACGGACAGAGCCGCTCCCTGACGATCATGCCCGCCGCCACAGGCATTCCCGGATGGGCTCCTCCCCTCTGGAATGAGGAAGCTCTGACCGTCAAGGCCGCCCTGGGAGGCGAATCACAACCAACCAAGGATCATGACGATGACATCGACAACCGAGCATCTTGAGAGCCACACCGTCGTTCTCGGCGGAGGCCCCGGTGGCTACGTTGCAGCTCTGGCCCTGGCCAAGTACGGCAAAAAAGTCGTGCTTGTGGAACGGGACCATCTCGGGGGCACCTGTCTGAACTGGGGCTGCATCCCGACCAAGTGTCTGGCCCACAGCGCCGAGGTGTACAGCCAGATGAAGGACTGCGCGGCTTTGGGCCTGCGGGCCGAGAACCTGTCCTTTTCCCTGCCGGACATCGTGGCCCGCAAGAACGCGGTTGTGGACCGGTTGCGCAAGGGTGTGGCCTTTCTGCTCCGTAAGGCCGGGGTGACCGTGGTTCAGGGCCAGGGCCGCCTGGAGGCCCCGGGCCGGGTCTTCGTGGATGACGACCGGATCGTCGTGACGGCCGAAAACGTAATTCTGGCCACCGGATCCCAGACTTGGACCCCGGACCTTCCCGGTGCGGACCTTCCCGGAGTCATGACCAGCCGACACATGCTGGACCTTGAGACTCTGCCGGGTTCCCTGACCATCCTCGGCGGCGGGGTCATCGGCATGGAATTCGCCTTCATCCTGGCCGCCCTGGGAACCCGGGTCACGGTGATCGAATTCCTACCCTCCATCCTCTCCGGGATCGACCGGGACGCCGTCCGAGAAATCGAGAAAAGCGCCAAAAAGGCCGGCATCAGCATCCTGACTTCGTCCCGGGGCTTGAGGATCGAATCCGTCGGACAGGACCTCCGCCTGATCTTTTCCCGTCAGGATCAGGAAGAGACCGTTGACGCCGAGCGTATTCTGGTGGCCGTGGGCCGCAGGCCCAGCATGGACGGCATCGACGCCGAGGCTCTGGGTCTGGAAATGGATCCGGCCACCAGGGGCGTGCGCGTCGATGAGCGGATGAAGACCAATGTCCCGGGCGTCTACGCCATCGGAGACCTGACCAACATCGTCCAGTTGGCCCACGTGGCCTCCCGGCAGGGAGAGATCGCCGCCGCAAGCATCGCCGGTTCGGACGAGGTCATGGATTACACTGCCGTGCCTTCCTGCATCTTCACCATGCCTGAAGTGGCCGCCGTGGGTCTGACCGAGGACCAGGCCCGGGATCGGGGTCTGGAGGTCAACGTCGGCAAGACCCCGTTCCTGGCCAATGGTCGGGCTCTGACCATGAACGAGACGGCTGGGTTCGCCAAGGTCGTGGCCGAGGCCGGAAGCGGCCGAATTCTCGGGGCCACCATCGTCGGCCCCAGAGCCACGGACCTGGTGGCCGAACCGGCCTTGGCCCTGGCCAACGGGCTCAAGACGGCGGACATCCTCCGGACCATCCATGCTCATCCGACCCTGGCCGAGGCCGTCCATGAGGCCGTTTCCGCCAGCATGAAACGCTGAGGCCGAGTGTGGGACACGTCCTTCTGGCCGTCGCCCCGGTCTTTGCCCTCATCCTGGCCGGTCGGCTCCTGGAACGGATGCGCTTTCCAGGCCCGGGCTTCTGGCCCCTGTCCGAGAGCCTGACCTACTACGTCCTGCTGCCGGCCCTGCTCGTGCGAGGTCTGTCTGGCCGGACCATGTCTCCCGAATACTGGATTCTGGTCTTCAGTCTGGCTCTGGCCGTCCTGGCAATGGCCGTCCTGCTGGTCCTGATTCGGCCCCTTCTCCGACTGTCCGACCCGGCCTTCACTTCGGTCTTCCAGGGAGCCATCCGTCCCAACACATACATCGCCCTGTCTCTGGCCGAGGCCCTGCTCGGCCCAGACTGGATGGCCCTGTCCGCCGCAGCCCTGCTGACCCTCATCCCCCTGGTCAACGTCCTTTCCGTGGCCTGCCTGACCCGTTTCGGTTCCGGCCGTTCCGGCGGCTGGTCGCGGCCTCTACTTGAAATCGCCCGCAACCCTCTCATCCTGGCCAGTGCCGCCGGGATGGTCATGAACGTCATGGGCCTTGGCCTGCCAAGGCTGGCCGACGCCACCCTCGGCATTCTCGGACAAGCGGCCCTGCCCATGGGCCTTTTGGCCGTAGGCGCCGGGCTGCGTCCCGCAGACACCAAGTCCCACGCCACGCCGGCCCTGCTATCGTCCGGCCTGCACCTCCTGGCGCTACCCGTACTGGCCTGGACTGCAACCGGAATTCTCCAGGCCCCGGACGCGATTCAAATGACGGCTATTCTGTTCACGGCGGTGCCTGTATCCGTGTCCTCCTTCATCCTGGCCCGACAGATGGGAGGCGACCACGAGGCTATGGCCGCCATCATCACCACACAGACCATTCTGGCCCTGGGGACCCTGTCTCCGATTCTCTATTTCTTGGAGTGAGAGGCCCCGGAGTGCTCGGCGAGAGAACGATCCCACCTCTCCGGGGCCGGGAAGATCATTGTTCGTTGAATTGGTGGCGGATCGAGAGGGCTTCGTCGAGGTTGTCCAAGAAGGCATCCAAGACCCGGGGGTCGAAGTGGCTTCCCCGGCCCTGGCGCATGATGTCCAAGGACTTCTCCAAAGAAAACGGCTTCTTGTAGGGACGCTCGCTCATAAGGGCGTCGAAGACGTCGGCCACGGCGCAAATCCGCCCGACAAGGGGAATGTCCTCGCCCTTGAGCCCATTGGGGTATCCCGATCCGTCCCATTTCTCGTGATGGGACAGGGCGATGACCCTGGCCAACTGGAGCAGGTCGGAATCGCCTCCATCAAGGATCTTTCCACCGAACTCGGTATGGCGCTTCATGATCACCCATTCCTCCGGCGACAAGGGCCCGGGCTTGAACAGAATCGCGTCCGGCACGCCGATCTTGCCCACGTCGTGCATGGGACTGGCATGAAGCACCGTGTCCACCTCGTACTCGGTCATGCCCATTTTTCTGGCCAGCAGCCCTGAGATGTGGCTCATTCGGTTGATGTGGGAGGCCGTGTCCTCGTCCCGGAACTCGGCCGCCACCGACAAGCGGTTGATGATCTCGATGTGGGCCGTGCGCAGGCGCTTCAATGTATCGTGCAGGGATTTGGTCCTCTCCTCGATCATCTCCTCGAGATGGCGCTGATAAAGCTTGACCACGTCCTGGGAGTCCTTCATCTTCAGCAGGGAATCGGACCGGATGCGTAGCTCGACCAGATCCACGGGCTTGGTCACGTAGTCGTTGGCCCCGGCCTGCACGGCCCGCAACCTGTCCCCCTTTTCGGTCAGGGTGGTGACCATGATCACCGGCACGTCCGGATTGGGGGATTCGGTCCGGATCCACTCCACCAGGGAGAATCCGTCCATGCCCGGCATCATGACATCCGAAAGTACCAGGTCGATGCTCTCGTCAAGAAATTCCTTGGCCTCCTCCCCCGATCCGGCCGTGACCGGCTCGTGTCCCAGCCTGCGGATGAATCCCGACAGCACGGCAAGGTTGAAGTCCTCGTCGTCCACGCACAGTATTCTTCTCTTCCTATCATCATCGTTCATGGTCCGAGCCCCCGGATATGTTGCCTCGCGCTGAGCGGCCCAGCATCTTGGCCGTTGTGTTCCTGAGAATCTCTTTCCCCACCGTCATAGTGAAGGATGCTAGGTCTCCATGAAAAAAATTTCAAGACCCGTTCCCCGATTTGGTCGTCAGGCCTGGGCCTGGTGCTTCTATGACTGGGCTGACTCGGTCTTCGCCACCACGGTCATGGCCGGGTTCTTCCCGATTTTCTTCAAGAATTTTTGGTCGGTCGGAGTCGAGGCCACCACGAGTTCGGCCCGGCTGGGGGTCATAAGTTCTCTGGCATCCCTGGGCATCGGCCTTTTGGGGCCCTTCTTGGGGGCCGCCGCAGACCGCCGGGGGCGGATCAAACCCTACCTGGCCCTCCTGGCCGTTCCGGGCATGATCGCCACGGCCCTTCTGGCCCTCGTCCCCCAGGGAGAGTGGCTGACGGCCGCCTTTTGCTACCTGATCGGCCTGGCCGGGTTCACCGGAGGGTCGGCACTATATGACGCCCTCCTGCCCAAGGTGGCTCCGACCCATCGCCTCGACGCCGTCTCCTCCGCCGGATACGCCCTGGGCTATCTGGCCGGAGGGCTCATGCTGGCCCTGAACGTGGCCATGGTTCTGAAACCCGAGACCTTCGGCTTGGCCGGACCGGAACAGGCTGTGGCCTGGTCCTTCGTTCTGGTGGCCATCTGGTGGGCGGTCTTTTCCCTGCCCCTCTTTTTTCTGGTTCGGGAAACGTCGACCCCAGGTGGAAGCACCATCCCGACTCTGTCCCGCCTGATCCGAACCCTGAAATCCCTGCCCGCGGACCGGCCCTTGTTTCTCTTTCTTCTGGCCTATTGGCTCTACATCGACGGGGT
This Deltaproteobacteria bacterium DNA region includes the following protein-coding sequences:
- a CDS encoding response regulator, coding for MNDDDRKRRILCVDDEDFNLAVLSGFIRRLGHEPVTAGSGEEAKEFLDESIDLVLSDVMMPGMDGFSLVEWIRTESPNPDVPVIMVTTLTEKGDRLRAVQAGANDYVTKPVDLVELRIRSDSLLKMKDSQDVVKLYQRHLEEMIEERTKSLHDTLKRLRTAHIEIINRLSVAAEFRDEDTASHINRMSHISGLLARKMGMTEYEVDTVLHASPMHDVGKIGVPDAILFKPGPLSPEEWVIMKRHTEFGGKILDGGDSDLLQLARVIALSHHEKWDGSGYPNGLKGEDIPLVGRICAVADVFDALMSERPYKKPFSLEKSLDIMRQGRGSHFDPRVLDAFLDNLDEALSIRHQFNEQ
- a CDS encoding DUF814 domain-containing protein, producing MNDTYDALALFSGGLDSILAVRLVKDQGLRVLGLHFVSPFFGHTEKTEQWQKDYCLPIRVVPVDQEFVDLLVNGPQHGFGRTLNPCIDCKVLLLNIAKGMMKEYGASFLISGEVIGQRPMSQRRDSLNAITRDSETRNILLRPLCAKLLPPTLAEEQGLIDRSRLEAIWGRGRKEQLRLAEAMGISPIPTPAGGCLLTEPAASARFWPIFARKAKSGPEDFHLSNCGRQFWKGERWLTIGRNKADNECMTDLVRPDDYVLALAHHPGPLAVGRPMTGEVWTEEDLAEAASIMAGYSPKARKSRRAVEVLVDRDGQSRSLTIMPAATGIPGWAPPLWNEEALTVKAALGGESQPTKDHDDDIDNRAS
- a CDS encoding AEC family transporter, which encodes MGHVLLAVAPVFALILAGRLLERMRFPGPGFWPLSESLTYYVLLPALLVRGLSGRTMSPEYWILVFSLALAVLAMAVLLVLIRPLLRLSDPAFTSVFQGAIRPNTYIALSLAEALLGPDWMALSAAALLTLIPLVNVLSVACLTRFGSGRSGGWSRPLLEIARNPLILASAAGMVMNVMGLGLPRLADATLGILGQAALPMGLLAVGAGLRPADTKSHATPALLSSGLHLLALPVLAWTATGILQAPDAIQMTAILFTAVPVSVSSFILARQMGGDHEAMAAIITTQTILALGTLSPILYFLE
- the lpdA gene encoding dihydrolipoyl dehydrogenase gives rise to the protein MTMTSTTEHLESHTVVLGGGPGGYVAALALAKYGKKVVLVERDHLGGTCLNWGCIPTKCLAHSAEVYSQMKDCAALGLRAENLSFSLPDIVARKNAVVDRLRKGVAFLLRKAGVTVVQGQGRLEAPGRVFVDDDRIVVTAENVILATGSQTWTPDLPGADLPGVMTSRHMLDLETLPGSLTILGGGVIGMEFAFILAALGTRVTVIEFLPSILSGIDRDAVREIEKSAKKAGISILTSSRGLRIESVGQDLRLIFSRQDQEETVDAERILVAVGRRPSMDGIDAEALGLEMDPATRGVRVDERMKTNVPGVYAIGDLTNIVQLAHVASRQGEIAAASIAGSDEVMDYTAVPSCIFTMPEVAAVGLTEDQARDRGLEVNVGKTPFLANGRALTMNETAGFAKVVAEAGSGRILGATIVGPRATDLVAEPALALANGLKTADILRTIHAHPTLAEAVHEAVSASMKR
- a CDS encoding MFS transporter, with the translated sequence MKKISRPVPRFGRQAWAWCFYDWADSVFATTVMAGFFPIFFKNFWSVGVEATTSSARLGVISSLASLGIGLLGPFLGAAADRRGRIKPYLALLAVPGMIATALLALVPQGEWLTAAFCYLIGLAGFTGGSALYDALLPKVAPTHRLDAVSSAGYALGYLAGGLMLALNVAMVLKPETFGLAGPEQAVAWSFVLVAIWWAVFSLPLFFLVRETSTPGGSTIPTLSRLIRTLKSLPADRPLFLFLLAYWLYIDGVHTLMRMAVDFGLSIGFSPQDLISALLLVQFVGLPASLLFGYIGSKVGTMTGILLALTIYLGISVWGVFIDTRLEFYLLAAAIGLAQGGIQALSRSWFAAIIRPEQAGELFGLFNLVGRFSTVLGPVLMGGTAVLLHASGLEGELASRLSLLVLALFFVGGGVLAVAAQRARQTS